One genomic window of Sarcophilus harrisii chromosome X, mSarHar1.11, whole genome shotgun sequence includes the following:
- the RPL10 gene encoding 60S ribosomal protein L10, with amino-acid sequence MGRRPARCYRYCKNKPYPKSRFCRGVPDAKIRIFDLGRKKAKVDEFPLCGHMVSDEYEQLSSEALEAARICANKYMVKSCGKDGFHIRVRLHPFHVIRINKMLSCAGADRLQTGMRGAFGKPQGTVARVHIGQVIMSIRTKVQNKEHVIEALRRAKFKFPGRQKIHISKKWGFTKFNADEFEDMIAEKRLIPDGCGVKYIPSRGPLDKWRALHS; translated from the exons ATGGGCCGACGTCCCGCCCGCTG TTATAGGTACTGTAAAAATAAGCCATACCCGAAGTCACGTTTCTGCAGGGGAGTTCCTG ATGCCAAGATAAGAATCTTTGACCTTggcagaaagaaagcaaaagtggATGAATTTCCATTGTGTGGTCATATGGTGTCAGATGAATATGAACAGCTGTCATCAGAAG CCTTAGAAGCCGCTCGGATCTGTGCCAACAAGTACATGGTGAAGAGCTGTGGCAAAGATGGCTTTCATATTCGTGTGAGGCTACATCCTTTCCATGTTATTCGAATCAACAAGATGTTATCATGTGCTGGGGCTGATAG GCTCCAGACTGGCATGCGGGGTGCCTTTGGGAAGCCCCAGGGCACCGTTGCCCGTGTACACATTGGCCAAGTTATAATGTCAATTCGAACCAAGGTCCAGAATAAAGAACATGTGATTGAAGCTCTGCGTAGGGCCAAGTTCAAGTTCCCTGGCCGACAGAAG ATCCACATCTCCAAGAAGTGGGGGTTCACCAAGTTCAATGCTGATGAATTTGAGGATATGATAGCTGAGAAACGGCTCATTCCTGATGGCTGTGGGGTTAAGTATATCCCCAGCCGAGGCCCCTTGGACAAATGGAGGGCACTCCACTCCTGA